The region ctccatgcggttcgcacaggcccagctctccagcctgtccaggtccctctgggtggaagccccttcccttcctcacaAATACCCACACCGAAGTTAACGCTGCTGTCGGACAACAGCTGAATTATCTGTGGCGACACAGGGCAGATCACCAGCGAGGCGTATTTTCGATAAAAATAAGAGTTTATTAACCCAGTCGATTGCTCTATAAAACCAAACCGCACTTTCACACGCTTCACGGGGTCGGTAAGTCGGAAGGACCACGGGCTGGGAGCGCTTCGCTTGGGTTTCAATGGCTGAACTCAGTAAGGTCCAACCTTGGGGCACTATCTCTCCCCCCCAtgccctccccacagccctgggccCTATCAGCCACCCCCAGGCCCCTGACCTCCTCCCCGTGCCttattccccctccccaggccccgTCCCCTATCTCTAACCCCTGTCCCCAGGCACCATCCCCCTGTCCCCAATCTCTTATCCTGTCTCCATCCCATGTCTTCTATCCCCCACTGCAGGTCCCATCCCCGGACCCCTGTCTCAGGCCgtgtcccatgtccccaggcCTTgtcctctgtgccccaaaccACCATCCtctgtccccctgtcccctctccctgtcctccatcTCTGTCCCCCTTCTTCTGTCCCCAtcctctgtccccatcccctgtgCCTGTCCCCTACCCTCCAtctctgtcccctctgtcctCCATcttctgtccccatcccctgtgACTGTCCCCTATATCCTCCATCTTTGTTCCCTATGTCCCCTCTCCCCTAtccccccatccctgtcctgtGTCCTCCAtcctctgtccccatccccttgtCACCCCATTCCTGTCCTACATCCTCTGTCCCCTAtcctccatccctgtcccctgtccTCCATCTCTGTCCCTTCTCCTCTGTCCTCTGTCCCCCATACCCATCCTCTGTGCCTGTCCCCTATCCTCCAACTTTGTCCCCTCTCTCCTATACCCTAtcccccatccctgtccccatcctctgTGCCTGTCCCCCGCCCTCCAtctctgtcccctgtcccctctccccccatcccTATCCCATttactgactggaaaaggggaaacataacccccatcttcaagaaggggaaaaaggaagagccggggaactacaggccagtcagtcccACCTCagcctggcaagatcatggagcagatcctcctggaaactatactggGGCACACGGAAAGcaaggaggtggttggtgacagccaacatggcttcaccaagggcaaatcgtgcctgacaaatttggtggccttcaacaacggggttacagcactggtggacaggggaagagagactgatgtcatctacctggacttgtgcaaagcatttgacactgtcccacatgacatccttgtctctaaactggagagacatggacttgatggatggaccactcggtgggtaaagaattggctggatggtcgcactcaaagagttacagtcaacggctcgatgtcccagtggacaccagtgacgagtggtgttcctcaggggtcaggattgggaccggtcctgtttaacatctttgtcggcgacacggacagtgggattgagcgcgccctcagcaagtttgggatgacaccgagctgtgcggtgcggtgacacgctggagggaagggatggcatccagagggacctggacaggctggagagctgggcctgtgcgaaacgcatggagttcaacaaggccaagtgcaaggtcctgcacgtgggtcggggcaatcccaagcacaaacacaggctgggtggagaatggatggagagcagccctgaggagaaggacttgggggtgatgggtgacgagaagctcaccaggagccagcaacgtgcgctggcagcccagaaagccaccggtgtcctgggctgcatccccagcagcgtggccagcagggcgagggaggggattctgcccctctgctccgctctcgggagacaccccctgcagtgctgcgtccagctctggggcccccaacacaagaaggacacggagctgttggagagagtccagaggaggccacggagatgctcagagggctggagcccctctgctctggagacaggctgagagagctggggctgttcagcctggagaagagaaggctctgggagaccttctagcaccttccagtacctgaaggggctataggaaagctggagagggactttttacaagggcatggagtgacaggacgagggagaacggttttaaactgaaagaggggagattgagatgagatatgaggaagaaattcttgactgtgagggtggtgagaccctggcccaggttgcccagagaagctgtggctgccccctccctggcagtgttcaaggccaggttggatggggcttggagcaacctggtctggtggaaggtgtccctgcccgtggcagggggttggaactagatggtctttaaggtcccttccgacccaaaccagtctgtgattctatgattctccatcctctgtccccatccccctgtTCCCTTcatccctgtcccctgtcctccatcctctgtcccctctgccctgttccccatccctgtcccctaTCCCTCATCCtttgtccccatccctgtccccatccccgtcccctaTCCCTCATCCtttgtccccatccctgtccccatccccatcccctcctccccgtccccccgccgccccgggatCTCCCACCAgcgcccccccaccccggatCTCGGTGCCttccgccccgcccgccccctcccggcggccccggcggccgcGGCCTTACCCGTTCCACTCCCTTCTCCCCGGGccggtcccccccccccgccgccgccatgtcGCGGGGGCCGGTGCGGGTGCTCCGCCTGGGGCTGCGGCCTTACGCCGAGGCGCTGCGGGTGCAGGAGCGCTGCGtgcgggcggcgcggcccggtCCCGGCTCCAGCCCCGGGGAGAGCGTGGTGCTGAGCGAACCGGCGGAGCCCGTGTACGcgtgggggctgcggggggccccggaggcggcggaggcggcgcggctgcgggcgcggggcgcggggctggcggcggcgcggcgcggggggcggaTCACGTTCCACGGGCCCGGGCAGCTCCTCGCCTTCCCGGTGCTCGACCTGCGGCGGCGCCGCCTCCCGCTGCGCGGGTACGTGGCGGCGCTGGAGGCGCTGGTGGTGCGGCTGAGCCGCCGCCTCGGcctgcccgccgcccgcgcgctgccgccgccctACACCGGCGTCTGGGTGGGCGACAGCAAGCTGTGCGCCATCGGTGAgcgggggggggcaccgggggtgtgtgtgtgtgtaccgGGGTGGGGGCACCGGAGGGGAGTGTACCGGGGTGGGGGAACCGGGGGGGGGCGTGCACCGGgagggggcaccggggggggcgTGTACCGGGGGGGGCTGTACAGGGgtgggggcaccggggggggggtgtgtaCCGGGGGGGTGTGCACcggggggggtgtgtgtacCGGGAGGGGGCAACCGGGGGGGGGAGTGCACCGGgagggggcaccggggggggggggtgtacCGGGGGGTAGACGtgcaccggggcggggggatgTGCACCAGGGTGGGGGCACCAGGGGTAGACGTGCACCGGGGCGGAGGGGACGTGCACCGGGGGGGGCGGTGTGCACCGGGgtgggggcaccgggggggggcgTGCACCGGGGGGGGGTTGCACCGGGGGGGGGTGTACCGGGAGGGGGGTGCACCGGGGGGTAGACGtgcaccggggcgggggggtgtgcACCGAGGGGGGGGAACCGGGGGGGGCGATCACCGGGGGGGGGGCGTGcactggggcgggggggcaccgggggtaGACGTGCACCGGGAGGGGGGGGtacaccgggggggggggggcgtgcaCCGGGGGTAGACGtgcaccggggcggggggggcgtgACGTCGAGGGGGGTGTGCACGGGGGTAGACATGCACCGGGGGTAGAGATGTACCGGGCGCGGGGTGCACCGGGGAGTATGCACCGGGGGTAGACATGGACTGGAGGCGGGCGGGGGTTGTGTtaccggggtggggggggggggggcgcatGCACCGGAGGAGGGTGCACCGGGAGGGTGGGTTCACCGAGGGGGCATGTACCGAGGGAGGGGGGCACGTACGGGACGGGGTGCACCGGGGGGGTATGCACGGGGGAGTGTGCACTGAGGAGGGGGGGTCAGCACGATTTTGGGCCCCTGAACCCCAGCCAGGGCCTTGCACCCAGAACCAGGGCCCTGCACCCAGCGCCTTGCACCCTCTGCACCCTtgcacccagggctgggtgCCTGCAGCCTGGTCCCCAGCCTTGCCCCCTTTCCTTGCCCCATGGTCCCCAGCCTCACCCCCTTTCCTTGCCCCCAACCTTGCCCCCTTTCCTTGCCCCATGGTCCCCAGCCCCCGTGCTGTTCCCCTACAAGCCAGGCAGACCCTACACCGCAGCCCCACGTCCTGTACCCCTTCCTGGAGCCCTGCACCCCCAGTCGGGTCCTGCCAGCCCGGACCCCCCCCGCCTTTACACCGCGGCGCCGTGTCTGAGCCCACCTGAAACCCCAACGGTGGGAGGTGCTGAGGGATGTGGGGCTGGAGTGGAGGGAGCCAGACACGCTGCACCCCATGCCTGAGCAGCGTGGTCACTAAATGTCTCAGTCCCCGACGTCCCTGGGGATGGGTGCTGACGGGTGGGTGCTTTGACCCCCGCAGGGGTGCACTGTGGACACCACATCACCTCCCACGGGCTGGCGCTGAACTGCTGCACCGACCTCACCTGGTTCGACCACATCGTGCCCTGCGGGCTGGAGGGGAAAGGCGTCACCTCGCTGAGCCGCGAGCTGGGGCGGCACGTCGCCGTCGAGCACGTCCTCCAGCCCTTCCTCGACTCCTTCCAGGAGGTGTTCGACTGCACCTTGGTCTTTTCGGAAGACCCCGGGGACTAGGAGAGACGCGGCGCCTCGGCTGGGTGTTTCGGCAAACCCTCGGCGCGGCCGACGGATGGTGCGGCAGCCACCCGGGGCGTTACTCCAAGACAAGAGCTCTCGTGCCTTCGCCTACAGACCATGTGTGAACGGTGGCACAGAGGTTCGGGCTGTTGCTTCAACACCCAAACCTCCGTCGGGGcttctccccccagccccacaggtcTCCATCCCTCGGCTGAGACTCCCAAGGGTATCACGTCCCCGTTGTTCGCTGGGGAAATGCTCAAACAGGCacttttggggattttttctgcctctctccctcAAAAAGTCCAAAATTCAGGTGAACACTCACACACcctttggagaagaggaggagggacgGGTTCGTCGAGCATCCGCTCACCGCTGCGTAAAAAGAGGCAGGTTTTCTATAAAGAGAGTTGCTGGGAACTTCAGCTGCCGATCCCTTGTTCATTTATTTACCCCCAGACTTTATGAATAACGACCTTTTTCTTGCCCTGCGCCTGCAGAAATCCTTGCGTGGCCAAGATCCTCGCCGTGGTGTCGGGGCGGGTGGAAAAATCGCTGATAAGAGGCTGTAAACAGTGATTAAAAGGCCACTGGAGCGATGCTGGTGTGGTGGGAAAgcgggaggaggaagggaaggggtcGGGGTGCCTGAGGAGAGGAGCCACGACCATCCTGGACCCCATGGTACCACGCGGTGTGGGATGGAGCATCCTGGCTGGGCAATGGGGACCTGCTCTTGCTGAGTCCATGGTGCTGGAGATGCCACCAGGGTCCGTGCAGGTGGTGTGGGCTCCTCCAAAATCGCTGCAGCTGTCCTGGGTGAAGGGTTGTGCCCACCCTGGGGTCCCGATGGCACTGGGGTCTGTGCCTGTCGATGCAAACCTGTAGGTAGACACACATAAACTGATTTTAATCAACGGGTTTCTTAAGGGGTAAGACGCCAACCTGAGACTGAGCTCcccagagctgcctgctgcccctTGGGGATGCTCACGGCTCTCCCGGTGCAGTGGGGTCTGGGCTCCCTGAAACCTTCCCCTGTTGGCATCACTACAGCCACTTCTGAGTCCCCCGTTGCTGGCAGACCCGAAGCCTGTGCTGCAGGCACCGATCACGGGTGGCTGGGACCCCTTTGGGGTCAGGAGAAATGGGAAAT is a window of Nyctibius grandis isolate bNycGra1 chromosome 2, bNycGra1.pri, whole genome shotgun sequence DNA encoding:
- the LIPT2 gene encoding octanoyl-[acyl-carrier-protein]:protein N-octanoyltransferase LIPT2, mitochondrial, yielding MSRGPVRVLRLGLRPYAEALRVQERCVRAARPGPGSSPGESVVLSEPAEPVYAWGLRGAPEAAEAARLRARGAGLAAARRGGRITFHGPGQLLAFPVLDLRRRRLPLRGYVAALEALVVRLSRRLGLPAARALPPPYTGVWVGDSKLCAIGVHCGHHITSHGLALNCCTDLTWFDHIVPCGLEGKGVTSLSRELGRHVAVEHVLQPFLDSFQEVFDCTLVFSEDPGD